Proteins co-encoded in one Aspergillus flavus chromosome 2, complete sequence genomic window:
- a CDS encoding DNA-binding protein: MLCSLPRELILYVADFLPDASLAALRRTQRGIARLLTPCLYNKVVHETLPIEAEDNSDSELDDFRSISDTSEAEMPSLHWTKCVPRWHSEVIIEPPASRCSGRNIDVVQILISKGVDIDRCHNGYSPLASAVQSSQEEMALWLIGQGANVTEWRMGTGLIILSIAAGFCSANVVRRVVDIIRDRVGNIGDIFSPADNVLILHRAISKGDAESVRILLANGADPSGWDIHGVSALTLATASGNEEIVTMLLDLGANPLPHDAVERSAVGCAASSTKLSWKTVERIFHAYRNAGGDINCTYVTIPEFVGGAPWPLQTLPLHQFAAAGSVPGIELLLRYGAKVSTKGRNGMTALHAALFRYRYNRDTYQNIDEICQVLVKAAIRLGEDSNNQLTSSSSFMPMRGTTALHLAVVCELEEIVRLLLDQGADVKIVDEEGKTALDRAKGLGNQPIIDLLTAKDV, encoded by the exons ATGCTCTGCTCACTCCCACGGGAGCTCATTCTGTATGTGGCCGACTTTCTCCCCGATGCCAGTCTTGCGGCGTTGCGTCGGACCCAAAGGGGGATCGCACGACTGCTGACGCCATGTCTGTACAACAAAGTGGTCCATGAAACTCTGCCCATCGAAGCAGAGGACAACTCGGATTCTGAATTGGATGATTTTCGCAGTATTTCGGATACTTCAGAGGCTGAAATGCCATCTCTCCATTGGACCAAATGTGTCCCGCGCTGGCACTCGGAAGTCATA ATCGAGCCTCCTGCATCTCGCTGCTCAGGGAGGAATATCGATGTAGTCCAGATACTCATCTCCAAGGGGGTGGACATTGACCGATGCCATAATGGATACAGCCCTCTCGCCAGCGCCGTGCAGTCCAGTCAGGAAGAAATGGCCCTCTGGCTGATCGGCCAAGGCGCCAATGTCACTGAATGGCGCATGGGAACCGGTTTAATCATCCTCAGCATAGCCGCTGGATTCTGTTCCGCAAATGTTGTCCGCAGAGTCGTCGACATTATTCGGGACAGGGTCGGTAACATCGGAGATATATTCTCCCCTGCGGATAATGTCCTCATCCTGCACCGTGCAATCTCGAAAGGAGATGCTGAATCCGTCCGCATTCTACTTGCAAATGGGGCTGACCCTTCCGGGTGGGATATACACGGTGTATCGGCATTGACACTGGCCACGGCAAGTGGCAACGAAGAGATAGTCACGATGCTTCTAGATTTGGGTGCAAACCCCTTACCTCATGACGCTGTGGAACGATCTGCCGTGGGGTGTGCTGCTAGCTCGACCAAACTGAGCTGGAAGACAGTAGAGCGGATTTTCCACGCGTATCGAAATGCAGGCGGAGATATCAACTGCACTTATGTTACCATTCCGGAGTTTGTTGGTGGAGCCCCTTGGCCTCTTCAGACACTGCCACTGCATCAGTTTGCTGCTGCCGGGTCGGTACCCGGGATAGAGTTACTCCTCCGCTATGGTGCGAAGGTCTCCACCAAGGGGCGCAATGGGATGACGGCACTCCACGCGGCTCTGTTCAGGTATCGGTATAATCGGGATACCTACCAAAACATTGACGAGATCTGCCAGGTGCTGGTTAAAGCTGCTATTCGATTGGGAGAAGATTCAAATAACCAATTgacctcgtcttcctccttcatgcCAATGAGAGGTACCACGGCATTGCACCTAGCTGTGGTTTGTGAATTAGAGGAAATTGTCCGGTTGCTACTGGATCAAGGGGCTGATGTGAAGATAGTTGATGAGGAAGGGAAGACCGCCTTAGATCGCGCTAAAGGATTGGGCAACCAGCCAATCATTGATTTGCTCACGGCGAAGGACGTATGA
- a CDS encoding sirQ protein produces the protein MSHNGRYALVFGASGISGWSLLNQCLSYPTTSSFRRVVGLCNRPLSKKDAYLPDDPRLDIVSGIDLTQSVSSVTGQLKAKVHDVESVEVGLFCAYIEAHEFESRREVNARLLRTAIEAISGIAPNLESFILQTGGKGYGLEFSNELKISPPLHESMPRIPEPWRSKVFYYEQYDTLSELSKGKKWSFSEIRPDGIIGFVPGTNVMNLAQGIALYLTLYREVHGQAAEVPFPGMLHGYRSTHSDTFQDILSKMEIYAALNRDKCPNGSAYNVANGDVVSWEQVWPGICSHFGLVGTGPQGDQKKIEDFARENRGAWAGLVEKHGLRKGSLEAQNWPFIHFMLVEFDFDREYTLDAARSIGFTERIDTVQGYRVAFDRMAAARIIPSSF, from the exons ATGTCGCATAATGGAAGGTACGCTCTCGTCTTTGGAGCATCGGGGATTTCAGGATGGTCTCTCTTGAACCAATGTCTTAGCTACCCCACGACCTCTTCTTTTCGACGCGTTGTTGGTCTTTGCAATAGACCCCTCTCAAAAAAAGACGCATATCTTCCTGATGACCCTCGACTGGACATTGTTTCGGGAATCGATCTTACGCAATCGGTGTCATCGGTCACCGGTCAACTGAAGGCCAAGGTTCATGATGTGGAGTCAGTTGAGGTTGGCCTTTTTTGTG CTTACATCGAGGCTCATGAGTTCGAATCAAGGAGGGAAGTCAATGCCAGGCTCCTTCGCACAGCTATTGAAGCAATCAGTGGCATTGCTCCAAATCTAGAATCGTTTATCTTACAAACCGGTGGGAAAGGGTACGGACTGGAATTCTCAAATGAGCTCAAGATCTCTCCCCCACTTCACGAATCCATGCCCCGGATTCCGGAGCCCTGGAGGAGCAAAGTCTTCTATTACGAGCAGTATGATACTCTGTCTGAGCTGTCAAAGGGTAAAAAGTGGTCATTCTCAGAGATTCGTCCGGATGGAATTATCGGCTTTGTCCCCGGTACCAATGTAATGAACCTAGCCCAAGGTATCGCGTTGTACCTGACCCTATACCGCGAAGTCCATGGTCAGGCAGCAGAGGTGCCCTTCCCCGGGATGCTGCACGGCTACCGTTCCACGCATAGCGACACCTTCCAGGACATTCTGTCTAAAATGGAGATATATGCCGCGCTGAATCGGGATAAGTGCCCTAACGGGTCTGCGTACAATGTTGCAAACGGTGACGTTGTTAGCTGGGAACAGGTCTGGCCTGGTATCTGTTCGCATTTTGGGCTGGTGGGAACTGGACCACAAGGAGATCAGAAGAAAATCGAAGACTTTGCTCGTGAGAATCGAGGCGCCTGGGCTGGGTTGGTTGAAAAGCATGGGTTGAGAAAGGGTTCGCTCGAGGCGCAGAACTGGCCTTTCATTCACTTCATGCTTGTTGAATTTGACTTCGACCGAGAGTACACGCTTGATGCTGCCCGCTCGATTGGATTCACGGAGCGCATTGATACCGTCCAGGGATATCGTGTCGCATTTGATAGGATGGCAGCTGCGAGGatcattccttcttccttttga